Proteins encoded by one window of Geobacter sp. DSM 9736:
- a CDS encoding heavy metal translocating P-type ATPase — protein sequence MSPGWRRSPFPRGRELESAAAAAIPPVRRRRPETDLERKKKTAVRSGTLLLARPLIPPPIRPLVAIYGAFPVFRKGIASLRRRELNVDTLDASAIAAAMATRDFLTASVITFLLKLGEYLEEWTRGYSRRLLAGMFHTGEEWAWVEREGEELRLPLEEVVVGDAVIVRTGSLIPVDGVVLDGEALVNQSSLNGESLPVLKGKGRTVYAGTAVEEGLLRVRAKLVGDETKAARVVRVIEEAEALKAESQSHSEAMAERIVPYSFLASALTFAVTRSPARAASVLLVDFSCAIKLSTPLAILSSLARAARHRVLIKGGKYLERLAVADTFVLDKTGTLTEATPKVSEVVAFNGISRDYVLRQTACVEEHFPHPVASAVVRQAASEGLRHAEEHSEVEYVVAHGIASRIHGDRIVVGSRHFVHEDEGVDVGRGEKYVDAFARRGDSVLYMAVGGKLAGLIAIHDPVRAEARAFVEALKQSGIRRIVMLTGDNRATAATIAAQLGIDEFHAQVLPDQKVELIKALQREGCTVAMVGDGINDSPALACADVGISMRHGADIAREACDILLMEGTLADILTAREVSREAMELIHHNFRTIVAVNSAALLLSVTGAMPPVFSATLHNLSTILVGLRALQPLRRSG from the coding sequence ATGTCGCCGGGGTGGAGAAGGTCTCCTTTTCCGCGAGGACGGGAACTTGAAAGCGCGGCTGCGGCGGCGATCCCTCCGGTGCGCAGGCGCCGCCCCGAGACTGATCTGGAGCGTAAAAAGAAAACGGCGGTGCGGTCCGGTACGCTGTTGCTTGCCCGTCCCCTTATTCCTCCTCCGATCCGCCCCCTGGTGGCGATATATGGAGCGTTCCCCGTATTCAGGAAAGGGATAGCATCCCTGCGAAGGCGGGAACTTAACGTGGACACGCTGGATGCATCGGCGATCGCTGCCGCGATGGCGACTCGCGATTTTCTCACCGCTTCCGTCATCACCTTTCTTCTGAAACTCGGCGAATACCTGGAGGAGTGGACGCGGGGATATTCCCGCCGTCTATTGGCCGGGATGTTCCACACCGGGGAGGAGTGGGCCTGGGTTGAACGTGAAGGGGAAGAACTCCGGCTCCCGCTGGAGGAGGTGGTGGTCGGGGATGCGGTGATCGTGCGCACCGGGAGCCTTATCCCGGTGGACGGCGTGGTGCTCGACGGAGAAGCGCTCGTCAACCAGTCGAGCCTTAACGGAGAGAGCCTGCCGGTCTTGAAGGGGAAAGGGAGGACAGTCTATGCAGGAACTGCGGTGGAGGAGGGGCTCCTTCGGGTTCGGGCCAAGCTGGTTGGTGACGAGACCAAGGCCGCCCGTGTGGTGCGGGTTATAGAGGAGGCGGAAGCCCTCAAGGCTGAGAGCCAGAGCCATAGCGAGGCGATGGCGGAGCGGATTGTTCCGTATTCCTTTCTCGCCAGTGCCCTTACTTTCGCCGTGACCCGCAGCCCGGCGCGTGCCGCGTCCGTCCTGCTGGTGGACTTCTCGTGCGCCATCAAGCTCTCCACCCCACTTGCGATCCTCTCCTCACTTGCACGGGCTGCCCGGCACCGGGTACTCATCAAGGGAGGAAAGTACCTGGAGCGGCTGGCTGTTGCCGACACGTTTGTCCTCGACAAGACAGGGACCCTGACCGAAGCGACGCCAAAGGTTTCCGAGGTGGTCGCCTTCAACGGCATCAGCCGCGATTACGTACTGCGGCAGACAGCCTGTGTGGAGGAGCACTTCCCGCACCCGGTTGCCTCTGCCGTTGTTCGACAGGCTGCGAGCGAGGGGCTTCGCCATGCAGAGGAGCACTCCGAAGTGGAGTACGTCGTGGCCCACGGAATTGCTTCCCGGATTCATGGAGACCGAATCGTGGTTGGCAGCCGTCACTTCGTTCATGAGGACGAGGGAGTCGATGTGGGACGGGGTGAGAAGTACGTCGACGCCTTTGCACGAAGAGGGGATTCGGTTCTCTACATGGCAGTCGGTGGCAAACTCGCAGGCCTGATTGCGATCCATGATCCCGTGCGTGCTGAGGCGCGTGCCTTTGTCGAGGCGTTGAAGCAAAGCGGTATCAGGCGGATCGTCATGCTGACCGGAGACAACCGGGCGACCGCCGCGACCATTGCAGCGCAGCTCGGAATCGATGAATTCCACGCTCAAGTCCTCCCTGACCAGAAAGTGGAACTGATCAAGGCGCTCCAGCGGGAGGGATGCACGGTTGCTATGGTAGGGGATGGGATAAACGATTCTCCGGCCTTGGCCTGTGCCGACGTGGGGATATCAATGCGGCACGGCGCCGATATAGCCAGGGAGGCGTGCGACATCCTCCTTATGGAGGGGACCCTGGCGGATATCCTTACGGCAAGGGAGGTTAGCAGGGAAGCGATGGAACTGATTCACCACAACTTCCGAACCATCGTTGCGGTCAATTCCGCTGCGCTCCTTCTTTCAGTCACCGGCGCCATGCCCCCCGTATTTTCCGCAACGCTGCACAACCTGAGCACCATCCTCGTGGGGCTGCGGGCATTGCAGCCGCTCAGACGATCAGGCTGA
- a CDS encoding Fur family transcriptional regulator codes for MNRSTKRTFHGYISFKGLKSTRQRDIILDAFLSAEQHISNEELYQKLRAKHPNIGYSTVYRALRLFVESGIAREIWFGDGQTRYEHVVDGAHHDHLVCTRCRAVTDFESEAIETLQSQIASCYGFFVETHKLELYGLCSGCRQ; via the coding sequence TTGAACCGATCCACCAAGAGAACCTTCCACGGTTATATTTCCTTCAAGGGACTCAAATCAACCCGCCAGCGTGACATCATTCTGGATGCTTTTCTATCTGCTGAACAGCACATAAGCAACGAAGAGCTTTATCAGAAGCTGCGTGCAAAGCATCCGAATATCGGCTACTCGACCGTTTATCGAGCTTTGAGACTGTTCGTCGAATCGGGTATTGCTCGTGAAATCTGGTTTGGCGACGGTCAGACCCGGTATGAGCACGTGGTCGACGGGGCACATCATGACCATTTGGTCTGCACCCGTTGCCGAGCCGTAACGGATTTCGAAAGCGAGGCGATTGAAACGCTTCAGAGCCAGATCGCTTCCTGCTACGGCTTTTTTGTCGAAACTCACAAGTTGGAGTTGTACGGGTTATGTTCCGGATGCCGTCAATAA
- a CDS encoding DUF2325 domain-containing protein, with the protein MCVALIGKLDGNEWSCREAACRAGFEVWLLSGQEINIASKIRGLDAMVIFTDKISPEELDEAVNIAKEKNIPAICTGCEGGPLFGITKDSSRLTSDSDTHN; encoded by the coding sequence ATGTGTGTTGCACTGATCGGAAAATTGGATGGTAACGAATGGAGCTGCCGAGAGGCTGCATGTCGTGCCGGTTTCGAAGTGTGGTTGCTTAGCGGGCAGGAAATCAACATCGCATCCAAGATAAGGGGCCTTGATGCCATGGTTATTTTCACGGATAAGATCTCGCCCGAGGAATTAGATGAGGCCGTGAATATAGCCAAGGAGAAGAATATTCCGGCAATCTGCACAGGTTGTGAAGGAGGCCCTCTTTTTGGAATCACAAAGGATTCTTCACGGCTGACGAGTGATAGTGATACCCATAATTAA
- the hemP gene encoding hemin uptake protein HemP, with amino-acid sequence MCRTLLRSVAPRVRMPDWWNDGRECTQQKTLIGPSHDEKWSSVTRRAKRVQTRSPYEFYRGVGMQTEQQMRNLLPSDEKATCRMVTSRQLMECCRELIIVHAGEQYRLRITANNKLILTK; translated from the coding sequence GTGTGCCGGACGTTGTTGCGGAGCGTCGCACCCAGGGTGCGGATGCCGGACTGGTGGAACGATGGCCGGGAATGCACGCAGCAGAAAACCCTCATCGGTCCCTCCCATGACGAGAAGTGGTCATCCGTCACCCGACGGGCAAAACGTGTCCAGACACGATCACCATACGAATTTTATCGGGGGGTAGGCATGCAAACGGAACAGCAGATGCGAAATCTCCTGCCTTCAGATGAGAAAGCCACCTGCCGCATGGTTACCAGTCGGCAGCTCATGGAGTGCTGCCGTGAACTCATTATCGTCCATGCCGGTGAACAGTACCGTCTGCGCATTACCGCAAATAACAAGCTGATTCTTACTAAATAA
- a CDS encoding alginate export family protein, with protein sequence MRRTIRLPRTLWKAATTLALMALTAGTALAAPAVYSQNSALGDPSNVTGSDGGIVPDSVTKDHWACKDVAELGEKYGAGTKLNEEQPVPKNKLVDNFIAALTKIAETYDREGGQAISRDDMEAARRLIVALEDELFGQSAYRNIRATIEQLLTLVEPPVPFFKYRVGVNGFLRGEGAGNFRLADLSYAPEKDAGRLLYRAKPFAYWHPNNYLDVHVEGQGYGFTGPGSKDATEFNLYQGFIEAKLPSSDAPGKNLLALKAGRQEFSYGSTFILGSDTFFNGLTFDAVRLRVQPSSNWFNNLTVDLLGGSYAKPFSDGLKGDLLGAYASYQPADDSSIDAYAFRDTGYENRGSGEHRNTFGYRSTSSAGIFSLEHEFAYQTGKIFNEGNGINDNIAAYGAHVDLTGEIPIRLDGNIYNSAVFLSFALGSGDRDLANGNGSGAREFRNGNNDTPLVGDMSVIGDLSGFDVGDQHASGIQAYTIGWGIDLSRKLNISATGRKFMADKVADGISRDIGIETDFTITYIHNKDYTLLVGYDHFFPGKFFRDAGAGDKDINYAYAMLQFNYDWTKRRR encoded by the coding sequence ATGAGGCGTACTATCAGATTACCCCGAACTCTCTGGAAAGCAGCAACAACCCTGGCACTTATGGCCCTGACCGCTGGCACCGCCCTGGCTGCTCCGGCCGTGTACAGCCAGAATTCCGCGCTGGGAGATCCCTCGAATGTAACCGGCAGCGACGGGGGAATTGTTCCCGATAGTGTTACCAAGGATCACTGGGCCTGCAAGGACGTTGCAGAACTTGGAGAGAAATACGGGGCTGGAACGAAGCTTAACGAGGAACAGCCCGTTCCGAAGAATAAACTTGTGGATAATTTCATCGCTGCGCTGACCAAAATCGCTGAAACCTATGACAGGGAAGGTGGACAGGCGATTTCGCGGGATGACATGGAGGCCGCCCGTAGACTGATCGTGGCGCTGGAGGATGAACTCTTCGGCCAGTCGGCCTACCGAAACATTCGGGCTACCATCGAGCAACTCCTGACCCTGGTCGAGCCACCGGTTCCCTTCTTCAAATACAGAGTGGGCGTGAACGGCTTTCTGCGCGGTGAAGGAGCCGGAAACTTCCGGCTGGCCGACCTGAGCTATGCGCCGGAAAAGGACGCGGGGCGCCTGCTCTACAGGGCCAAGCCCTTCGCCTACTGGCACCCGAACAACTACCTGGATGTGCATGTTGAAGGCCAGGGCTACGGGTTTACCGGCCCAGGATCCAAAGACGCCACTGAGTTCAACCTCTATCAGGGGTTCATTGAGGCCAAGCTCCCTTCTAGCGATGCCCCCGGTAAAAATCTGCTGGCCCTCAAGGCCGGACGGCAGGAATTCAGTTACGGCAGCACCTTTATTCTCGGTTCTGACACCTTCTTCAATGGTCTGACCTTTGACGCGGTCAGACTCAGGGTGCAGCCCTCCTCGAACTGGTTCAACAATCTGACTGTGGACCTGCTGGGGGGTAGCTACGCCAAGCCCTTCTCGGACGGCCTGAAGGGGGACTTGCTGGGGGCCTATGCCAGCTACCAGCCAGCCGACGACAGTTCCATCGACGCCTACGCCTTCCGCGACACCGGCTACGAAAACAGGGGGTCGGGCGAGCACCGGAATACCTTCGGCTACCGCAGCACCAGCTCGGCGGGCATATTCAGTCTGGAACACGAATTCGCCTATCAGACCGGCAAGATTTTCAACGAAGGAAACGGCATCAACGACAACATCGCAGCATATGGCGCCCATGTAGACCTGACCGGCGAGATTCCGATTAGATTAGACGGTAATATCTACAACAGTGCTGTATTTCTCAGTTTTGCCCTGGGATCGGGCGATCGCGATTTGGCCAACGGCAACGGCTCCGGCGCCAGGGAGTTCCGCAACGGCAACAACGATACCCCTCTCGTGGGCGATATGAGCGTGATCGGCGACCTGTCCGGCTTCGACGTCGGCGATCAGCACGCCAGCGGCATCCAGGCCTACACCATCGGCTGGGGCATCGATCTCTCCAGGAAGCTGAACATCTCCGCCACCGGCCGCAAGTTCATGGCCGACAAGGTTGCCGACGGCATCAGCAGGGATATCGGGATCGAAACCGACTTCACCATCACCTATATCCACAACAAGGACTACACGCTGCTTGTCGGCTACGACCATTTCTTCCCCGGCAAGTTCTTCCGCGACGCCGGAGCCGGGGACAAGGATATCAACTACGCCTATGCCATGCTCCAGTTCAATTACGACTGGACCAAGCGCAGGCGGTAA
- a CDS encoding FTR1 family protein, which yields MKRTDQFIKALCIAVVAAVMVLGAISDVHARPDYKGMVEEIGTFLNEALVQYKKGNVQEAKQKAQGAYFQVYENLEGPIRINISAKLNTEMEGEFIDIRKMIVAKEPAAAIEKRINDFMAKLRALVPQLEGGVVIVAESGDATTQNPPAEVMEGGANVEPVWLQAVDNIQSGLKSALETQKKGDAKGAAEQVQQTQFDHYKNSLLETAVRRFVSQKKDFENNFGFTEIIDMIKGGAAPDKVETRTTTLLASLKKDLPGLPLIEGAVSKREAGKLAEGGAPAKDWSKVTAELFDGIDRALVIYENGDVKSAIVAVQDSYFDFFEGSGMESKLGARDVNFKARLEGHFSMIVGKMKSGAAGDDIRATLVPMRADFDKAAAMLGKGKESAATLFFYSLMIILREGIEAILIISAIIAYLAKTGNRDKLKVIYNGCISALALSAITAVLVKWVFKTSAASQEILEGATMLLAAAVLFSVSYWLVSKANAQKWSAYIKEKVGSSISANSLRALWVAAFLAVYREGAETVLFYQALAADSSSSSSLTAITGGFLVGSILLVAVYLAMSRGAMQLPIKPFFLFTGALLYYMAFVFTGKGMAELISGKVFEPVLIPWMPTVELVGVYPYLQTLVPQLAIVLAAAAGMLVMGKRKCVTRAETTKV from the coding sequence ATGAAGAGGACCGATCAATTTATTAAAGCGCTGTGCATTGCGGTTGTTGCGGCGGTAATGGTCCTTGGTGCCATTTCTGATGTGCATGCCAGGCCCGACTACAAGGGCATGGTCGAGGAAATCGGTACTTTTCTGAACGAAGCGCTCGTTCAGTACAAAAAGGGCAATGTTCAGGAGGCAAAGCAAAAGGCCCAGGGAGCATATTTCCAGGTTTACGAAAACCTGGAGGGGCCGATCCGGATCAACATTTCCGCCAAGTTGAACACCGAGATGGAGGGGGAATTCATAGATATACGGAAGATGATCGTGGCCAAGGAACCGGCTGCCGCCATTGAGAAGAGGATCAATGACTTCATGGCGAAACTCAGGGCGCTGGTACCCCAGCTTGAAGGCGGAGTAGTGATAGTCGCCGAATCCGGCGATGCCACCACGCAGAACCCGCCGGCAGAGGTGATGGAAGGTGGGGCAAATGTCGAACCGGTCTGGCTCCAGGCGGTCGACAACATCCAGTCGGGCCTGAAAAGCGCCCTGGAGACCCAAAAAAAGGGGGATGCCAAGGGTGCCGCAGAACAGGTGCAGCAGACCCAGTTCGATCATTATAAGAACAGCCTGCTAGAGACTGCGGTCCGGCGGTTCGTCTCCCAGAAGAAGGATTTTGAAAACAATTTCGGCTTTACCGAAATCATTGACATGATTAAGGGAGGAGCTGCGCCGGACAAGGTAGAGACGCGGACAACCACTTTGCTGGCCAGCCTGAAAAAGGACCTGCCCGGCCTGCCCCTTATTGAGGGGGCTGTTTCAAAAAGGGAGGCGGGGAAACTCGCCGAGGGGGGCGCGCCGGCTAAGGATTGGAGCAAAGTCACCGCCGAGCTGTTCGACGGCATCGACAGGGCGCTGGTGATCTATGAAAACGGTGATGTCAAGAGCGCGATCGTGGCCGTTCAGGATTCTTATTTCGATTTTTTCGAAGGGAGCGGGATGGAGTCCAAGCTGGGGGCGCGGGATGTGAATTTCAAGGCCCGCCTGGAGGGACACTTCAGCATGATCGTCGGCAAAATGAAAAGCGGCGCTGCCGGCGATGATATCCGAGCCACACTGGTGCCCATGCGGGCCGACTTCGACAAAGCGGCGGCCATGCTGGGCAAGGGGAAGGAGTCGGCCGCCACGCTGTTCTTCTATTCCCTGATGATAATCCTGCGCGAGGGGATCGAGGCGATCCTGATCATCTCCGCCATCATTGCCTATCTCGCCAAGACCGGCAACCGGGACAAGCTCAAGGTGATCTACAACGGCTGCATTTCGGCCCTTGCCCTGAGCGCGATAACAGCGGTCCTAGTGAAATGGGTTTTCAAAACCTCCGCAGCCAGCCAGGAAATTCTTGAAGGGGCAACCATGCTGCTGGCGGCGGCGGTGCTGTTCAGCGTCAGCTACTGGCTGGTCTCCAAGGCCAATGCGCAGAAATGGAGCGCCTATATCAAGGAGAAGGTCGGTAGTTCCATCTCGGCCAACTCGTTGCGGGCGCTCTGGGTGGCGGCCTTTCTGGCCGTATACCGCGAAGGAGCAGAAACTGTGCTGTTCTATCAGGCCCTAGCAGCAGATTCATCAAGCTCGTCCAGCCTGACCGCCATCACCGGCGGCTTCCTGGTTGGCTCCATCCTGCTGGTTGCCGTGTATTTGGCCATGAGCCGCGGCGCCATGCAGCTTCCGATCAAGCCGTTTTTCCTTTTCACCGGGGCGCTGCTCTACTACATGGCGTTTGTTTTCACCGGCAAAGGTATGGCCGAGCTGATATCCGGCAAGGTGTTCGAGCCGGTCCTGATCCCCTGGATGCCAACAGTTGAACTCGTCGGGGTTTACCCCTATCTGCAGACCCTGGTCCCGCAGTTAGCCATCGTTCTGGCCGCCGCTGCCGGCATGTTGGTCATGGGTAAAAGAAAATGCGTCACAAGGGCGGAAACAACAAAAGTATAA
- a CDS encoding iron transporter, with protein sequence MKKLIVFCAILGLLMANGAMAYEEKIKEYPIDVEKIVNRMKIAAVYLKPIDMEPRGSDLAASQADIHLEADIHAAPGNLNGFGAGEWIPYLTVSYKVENLDTGAKKEGKFMTMVAKDGPHYGSNIKMMGPGNYKVSYTIEPPIKQGFGRHTDTATGVGKWFQPFTVDFKFKYVPLK encoded by the coding sequence ATGAAGAAGCTGATCGTATTTTGCGCAATTCTGGGCCTTTTGATGGCCAACGGGGCCATGGCTTATGAGGAAAAAATCAAAGAGTATCCGATAGATGTTGAAAAGATCGTCAACCGGATGAAGATCGCCGCCGTCTACCTGAAACCGATAGACATGGAACCAAGGGGTTCGGACCTGGCCGCATCCCAGGCCGATATCCATCTGGAGGCGGATATCCATGCCGCGCCTGGCAACCTGAACGGGTTCGGCGCCGGTGAGTGGATCCCCTACCTGACGGTCAGCTATAAGGTGGAAAACCTGGACACCGGCGCCAAGAAGGAAGGCAAGTTCATGACGATGGTGGCCAAGGACGGCCCCCATTACGGCAGCAACATCAAGATGATGGGGCCCGGGAACTACAAAGTTTCCTATACAATTGAACCACCAATCAAGCAGGGCTTTGGTCGCCATACCGATACCGCCACCGGCGTCGGCAAGTGGTTCCAGCCCTTTACCGTGGACTTCAAATTCAAGTATGTACCACTCAAGTAG
- a CDS encoding Fe-S-containing protein: MLAYLVNFTHNFIPLSLITGMLIVLVTPEGGKRAYRSFFIAITCGLLAGFICQPIALRYEMATAVHTALHGVALIAALLSASLVVLSGGRPRKWQGLTLGAALFFTASLAATSAWAFSVFVTEQSFTSSSVLNTEVILNVGGILAGLSFISFLAPLTVYMCARNRSRTVIAVLLFVTALFVSRWSSDLLLGMMRLEMIELTSTRVSIVAKSGKYSALFSYIHLLLIALMSLACFLKRSRISAAELSEMEPAVRRKKCSVVMLEMRWFRGAFASLLLFPTLLLYQDLYASRPPKITKPLHLQPDAQGLIKVKLEELSDGNLHRYAYVTDDGHVVRFFMINHSGGKKIGVVYDACMLCGDMGYLQDKNEVICIACNVRIFIPSIGKAGGCNPIPLTHVIEGGQVSVSMAELDKGARYFSEVVSVKVKDPVTGKEMISRDAPQRDDYKGRTYFFESTESLEKFRANPEKYIGAKESRYNRTQGFQGA, from the coding sequence ATGCTTGCGTACCTTGTGAATTTCACCCACAACTTTATCCCGTTGTCGCTGATAACAGGGATGCTGATCGTCCTTGTCACCCCTGAAGGCGGAAAAAGGGCTTATCGCTCCTTTTTTATCGCCATTACCTGCGGACTTCTGGCCGGTTTCATCTGCCAGCCGATCGCCCTACGTTATGAGATGGCTACGGCAGTCCACACCGCCCTCCACGGCGTCGCGCTCATCGCAGCCTTACTCAGCGCGTCGCTGGTCGTGCTTTCTGGGGGGCGACCGCGGAAATGGCAAGGTTTGACACTAGGAGCAGCGCTGTTCTTCACCGCATCGCTGGCCGCCACGTCGGCTTGGGCCTTTTCAGTCTTCGTCACCGAACAATCTTTCACCAGCAGTTCAGTTCTGAACACGGAAGTCATCCTGAACGTGGGTGGGATTCTGGCCGGATTGAGCTTCATTTCGTTCCTGGCCCCCCTGACGGTCTACATGTGCGCCCGGAACCGGAGCCGGACTGTAATCGCAGTCCTGCTGTTCGTGACCGCGCTTTTCGTTTCGCGCTGGTCCTCTGACCTTCTGCTGGGAATGATGCGCCTGGAGATGATCGAGCTGACCAGCACCAGAGTGTCGATCGTCGCCAAGAGTGGCAAGTATTCCGCCCTTTTCTCCTACATTCACCTGCTCTTGATCGCGCTTATGTCCCTGGCTTGTTTTTTGAAGCGGTCGCGGATCTCCGCTGCCGAACTATCGGAAATGGAGCCGGCCGTGCGGAGGAAGAAGTGCAGCGTGGTGATGCTGGAGATGCGCTGGTTTCGGGGGGCTTTTGCCTCGCTTCTGCTTTTTCCGACCCTGCTTTTGTATCAAGACCTCTACGCATCGCGTCCACCCAAGATAACCAAGCCGCTCCATCTGCAGCCAGACGCCCAGGGACTAATCAAGGTAAAGCTCGAAGAGCTTTCCGACGGCAACCTGCATCGCTATGCCTACGTAACCGACGACGGCCATGTTGTGCGCTTCTTTATGATCAACCACTCCGGCGGAAAAAAAATCGGCGTTGTCTACGATGCCTGCATGCTCTGTGGAGATATGGGCTATCTCCAAGACAAGAATGAGGTCATCTGCATCGCATGCAACGTGCGGATCTTCATCCCCTCCATTGGCAAGGCCGGCGGATGCAACCCGATTCCTCTCACCCACGTGATCGAAGGGGGACAAGTATCGGTGAGCATGGCTGAACTGGACAAGGGGGCTAGGTACTTCTCCGAGGTTGTAAGCGTTAAGGTCAAGGACCCGGTGACCGGCAAGGAGATGATCAGCCGCGATGCACCCCAGCGGGACGACTACAAGGGGCGGACTTATTTCTTTGAGTCGACGGAGTCGCTTGAGAAATTCAGGGCCAACCCGGAGAAGTACATCGGCGCCAAGGAATCGCGCTACAACAGAACACAAGGCTTCCAGGGGGCATAA
- a CDS encoding ABC transporter permease, translating to MFFRMLRQSFFRGWRRKALATATIVLSASLITALMNISIDVGDKMSREMKSYGANINVVPKSEAIPLEIGGVDYNPLKDRVFINEADLPKIKEIFWHNNIVGFAPFLKTGVMIVGQEKKRVNMIGTWFDRQVPINGDNEYRTGIKLVSPYWQVQGEWPDEQRAQENQVLVGALLARDLNLKVGDRMTARTSDTSGEEKFTVTGILTTGGAEENALVAPLATVQRLAGLAGKVQSVSVSALTVPEDRLSRKARYSSDSLDSAEYDIWYCTAYVSSISLQIEEAIPNVTSRPIWQVAAGEGAVVNKIQLLMIVVTIAAFIASGLGISSLMVTTIMERAREIGLMKALGAANWEVYLLFLSESAVVGVVGGLLGCIAGAGLSQLIGLSIFSSTVAFSPIVVPVNIVISVLIALSGSLMPSRLITKLYPAEVLHGRR from the coding sequence ATGTTTTTTCGCATGTTGAGACAATCATTTTTCCGTGGCTGGCGGAGAAAAGCACTGGCAACCGCCACTATAGTCCTCTCGGCCAGCCTGATCACCGCACTGATGAACATCTCCATCGATGTGGGAGACAAGATGTCACGGGAGATGAAGTCCTACGGGGCCAACATAAACGTTGTACCCAAAAGCGAGGCCATTCCACTGGAAATCGGCGGAGTGGATTACAACCCGCTCAAGGACCGGGTCTTCATCAACGAGGCGGACCTGCCGAAAATCAAGGAGATCTTCTGGCACAACAATATAGTAGGCTTCGCCCCCTTCCTGAAGACAGGAGTGATGATCGTCGGGCAGGAAAAAAAGCGGGTCAACATGATCGGCACCTGGTTCGACCGCCAGGTCCCCATCAACGGGGATAATGAGTACCGGACCGGCATAAAGCTGGTTTCCCCTTATTGGCAGGTACAGGGGGAATGGCCGGATGAACAGAGGGCACAAGAGAATCAAGTTCTGGTCGGCGCGCTCCTGGCCCGAGACCTGAACCTGAAGGTCGGCGACCGGATGACTGCCAGGACCAGCGACACCTCTGGAGAAGAGAAATTCACCGTCACAGGAATACTTACTACCGGCGGAGCCGAAGAGAACGCTCTGGTAGCGCCCCTGGCGACGGTTCAGCGCCTGGCCGGACTGGCCGGTAAGGTGCAGTCCGTAAGCGTCAGCGCACTGACCGTCCCCGAGGACCGGCTGTCGCGCAAGGCCCGGTACAGTTCCGACAGCCTGGATTCTGCGGAATACGACATCTGGTACTGCACCGCCTATGTCAGCTCTATATCCCTGCAGATCGAGGAGGCGATCCCGAACGTCACCTCCCGCCCGATATGGCAGGTGGCAGCCGGTGAAGGAGCGGTGGTCAACAAGATCCAGCTGTTGATGATCGTGGTGACGATCGCCGCCTTCATCGCCTCCGGCCTGGGGATCTCGTCCCTGATGGTTACTACCATAATGGAACGGGCACGGGAAATCGGCCTGATGAAGGCGCTCGGGGCGGCAAACTGGGAAGTGTACCTGCTGTTTTTAAGCGAATCGGCGGTGGTCGGCGTCGTGGGGGGGCTGCTGGGATGCATTGCCGGGGCCGGTTTGTCACAGCTCATTGGTCTGTCCATATTCAGCTCCACCGTGGCCTTCAGCCCGATCGTCGTCCCGGTTAACATCGTCATTTCTGTACTGATCGCTCTTTCCGGCTCGCTCATGCCCTCCCGGCTGATAACGAAACTCTATCCAGCGGAGGTGCTCCATGGCAGGAGATAA